The DNA region CAACAGGCGCGCGACCATTCTCGTCCTGAACGTGGTCGGGCCCTCCGTGAGCGTCCGTGGGAGTATCGGCGTCGCGGGGCCTCCGCGCAGGAACGCGTTCGGGTGGACCGGGTTCGATTCTGTTGTCGGCCACGCGACGTCCGGCGCCTCAGCCCTCCCGCAGCATGCGCGGCAACTCGAGCAGGTCGCGCTTCGCGACGTACCCGACGGCCCCCGCGCGATCGGCCGCGCGGCGGACGTCCTCCTGGTCGTGATCGCTGACGATGATCACGCGGGCCTCGGGGTGGGCCTTTCGCAGGGCGGCCGTCGCCGCGATCCCGTCGACGCGGGCCATGCGCACGTCCATCAACACCCAGTCGGGGGCGAACGCCTCGAAGCACGCGAGGACCTCG from Candidatus Polarisedimenticolaceae bacterium includes:
- a CDS encoding response regulator transcription factor; the encoded protein is MTETLRVLIVDDNAGMRRTIRDVLEELAPDVGECGDGDEVLACFEAFAPDWVLMDVRMARVDGIAATAALRKAHPEARVIIVSDHDQEDVRRAADRAGAVGYVAKRDLLELPRMLREG